Proteins encoded in a region of the Anguilla anguilla isolate fAngAng1 chromosome 10, fAngAng1.pri, whole genome shotgun sequence genome:
- the LOC118206588 gene encoding trace amine-associated receptor 7e-like, with product MLPFNGTIPLSVAFDRPEDYFIFLFHIVFATSAVLLAGSVVVGILSTKSLRGQNRFIFMLNTSICDTLVGFSVYYLGLFDVQEGFPSRNGTYYILPSLLGVNILTFLFAQIDRYFAICHPFFYCRYVTRPVIIAICVFCWFVTYLINALQNTVPVSKAAQIGAISIMALQAVVITKILMTIRLYVIARYQLARDPPSAEKENKKESLRIVIFVVVCFLTLWGPSFVNIIVKQTTFKGLWFRNEGTNLFAIMARFNALSTPSVYVWGSPALREALKNTVWGRVCPKRKRRISCDHGCRSDRRQKIPSISRGKIP from the exons ATGCTCCCATTCAACGGCACCATTCCCCTCTCAGTTGCCTTTGATCGCCCTGAAGACTACTTCATTTTTCTGTTCCATATTGTTTTTGCTACTAGTGCGGTCCTCCTCGCGGGCTCAGTAGTAGTTGGAATCTTGAGCACGAAGAGTCTTCGAGGAcagaacagatttattttcatgctCAACACCAGCATTTGCGACACTCTGGTCGGGTTCTCCGTTTATTATCTCGGTCTGTTCGATGTGCAGGAAGGATTCCCCTCAAGGAACGGTACATACTACATTCTACCTTCACTTCTTGGAGTAAATATCCTTACGTTTCTGTTTGCACAGATTGACCGCTATTTCGCGATTTGTCACCCGTTCTTTTACTGTCGATATGTTACACGACCGGTTATCATCGcaatttgtgtgttttgctggTTTGTCACTTATCTCATAAACGCGCTGCAAAACACTGTCCCCGTTTCAAAAGCTGCACAAATAGGCGCAATTAGCATTATGGCGTTACAGGCTGTAGTCATCACTAAAATTTTAATGACTATAAGGTTGTATGTAATTGCCAGATATCAGCTTGCACGAGACCCGCCGAGCGCCGAGAAGGAGAACAAGAAGGAGTCACTGAGAATCGTTATATTCGTAGTCGTGTGTTTCTTAACGTTGTGGGGTCCCTCCTTCGTCAATATTATTGTGAAGCAGACGACATTTAAAGGCTTATGGTTCAGGAACGAAGGAACGAACCTCTTTGCCATTATGGCGCGATTTAACGCGCTTAGCACGCCTTCTGTGTACGTCTGGGGAAGCCCCGCGCTGCGCGAGGCTTTGAAGAACACCGTCTGGGGGAGAGTGTGTCCAAAGCGGAAAAGAAG AATAAGTTGTGATCACGGATGCAGGAGCGATCGTCGGCAGAAAATACCAAGTATATCGAGAGGGAAAATACCATGA